One genomic window of Solanum dulcamara chromosome 10, daSolDulc1.2, whole genome shotgun sequence includes the following:
- the LOC129870325 gene encoding uncharacterized protein At4g26450-like, whose amino-acid sequence MHARYRSPVTGNRYSSMGIWGVAASPERFVRGRGEYRNYSRVDFGRGQSKQFVLPHGNEIFMEAGRLAAEYLVSKGVLPPSALSGKYQNGSLKNTVGEFQGFRSQEVDFMGVPVEGRISTLTHLENAAGDVGHGRKRFPDEYNSMGSRSFMRESRRNGTVKNYGSEFNQELGRVGSWNRVRNSPDVDAQDNTFSGNTDEQKVAKNSDGVLRNSPPRKINPEVESSGDTLVDSEPAGQNKAGDDAGKKASPISTGTYLPSEDERQHNEKSVEMEASKIEVDQVDVSHDNGELERKAAKEDIEVKLCTEEHKPTSKSSNDLLSLWRFEHVPKKTRSSLANRVLKVCDNAVIEDENTREMELPKDTQTHSELNLVDVSSGVISSPHSHDARNLDSGKSEPLDLEEESCCSHVIKQVNKAGSLSLGDSMVIKEDETIVELSGFESCSSINLERGEKRALEHDDDCTGGTKKPRELVSSMCSLSDGIPYHSNSMEDWPNSQEPGTSHGEGVMLSLDEKKLVDIPLIDVEPGTDFTGKQLFPGSLKTCDLNLLEASVVNETQNADPVNIFPGITGNVKDEAPVDIDLTMSSNCNTASQYAKSAFDHIDIEVIDLDNDSEQEDKALNNPETRSEGLFTGSDGFSNNPHGTDDIPDVQDGYGLMISELLGNDIPSCSSVPENMNSLHNHMGMHNGEGMLGDDDSIYMSLGEIPISFLGAWEHQTQEFGKPF is encoded by the exons ATGCATGCAAGATATCGGAGTCCTGTAACTGGGAATAGGTATAGTTCAATGGGTATTTGGGGTGTGGCAGCTTCACCTGAGCGATTTGTGAGAGGTCGTGGTGAGTATAGAAACTATAGCCGGGTTGATTTTGGGCGTGGCCAGTCAAAGCAGTTTGTACTGCCACATGGAAATGAAATTTTCATGGAAGCTGGACGGCTAGCGGCTGAGTACCTTGTTTCCAAGGGAGTGCTACCGCCGAGTGCTCTTTCTGGGAAATATCAAAATGGTAGCTTAAAGAACACAGTCGGAGAATTTCAGGGATTTAGGTCGCAGGAGGTTGATTTTATGGGGGTCCCTGTGGAAGGTCGAATATCAACTCTTACTCATTTGGAAAATGCTGCAGGTGATGTAGGCCATGGTAGGAAAAGGTTTCCTGATGAATATAACTCAATGGGTTCAAGAAGCTTTATGAGAGAAAGTAGAAGAAATGGAACTGTTAAAAACTATGGCTCTGAGTTCAATCAAGAATTAGGAAGAGTTGGGTCGTGGAATAGAGTCAGGAACTCTCCCGATGTGGATGCTCAAGATAATACTTTTTCTGGGAATACAGATGAGCAGAAAGTAGCTAAGAATAGTGATGGGGTGTTGCGAAATTCCCCTCCAAGAAAAATAAATCCTGAGGTTGAGAGTTCAGGGGACACGCTGGTTGATTCAGAGCCTGCAGGCCAAAACAAGGCAGGGGATGATGCAGGTAAAAAGGCAAGTCCTATTAGCACTGGAACTTATCTTCCATCAGAGGATGAACGACAACATAATGAGAAGTCTGTTGAAATGGAAGCCTCAAAAATAGAAGTTGATCAGGTTGATGTTTCCCACGATAATGGTGAGTTGGAGAGAAAAGCTGCCAAGGAGGACATAGAAGTTAAGCTGTGCACTGAAGAACATAAGCCTACGAGCAAGAGTAGTAATGATTTGCTTAGTCTCTGGAGGTTTGAGCATGTTCCTAAGAAAACTCGATCTTCATTGGCAAATAGAGTACTGAAGGTTTGTGATAATGCAGTCATCGAAGATGAGAACACCCGTGAGATGGAGCTTCCTAAGGATACTCAAACGCATTCAGAACTGAACCTTGTGGATGTTTCTTCTGGTGTAATTTCATCTCCTCATAGTCATGATGCGAGAAACCTTGATTCTGGTAAGTCGGAACCTCTTGATTTGGAGGAAGAATCATGTTGTTCTCACGTCATTAAGCAGGTAAATAAGGCGGGTTCCTTGTCTCTTGGAGACAGCATGGTAATAAAGGAGGACGAAACAATTGTGGAGTTATCTGGATTCGAAAGTTGCAGTTCTATTAACTTGGAAAGAGGAGAGAAACGAGCATTAGAGCATGATGATGATTGTACAGGGGGAACTAAGAAACCTAGAGAATTAGTTTCATCAATGTGTTCTCTCTCAGATGGTATTCCGTACCATTCTAATTCCATGGAAGACTGGCCGAATTCACAGGAACCAGGGACTTCGCATGGCGAGGGAGTGATGTTGTCATTAGATGAGAAGAAGTTGGTTGACATTCCTCTGATTGATGTGGAGCCAGGCACTGACTTTACAGGAAAACAACTTTTTCCGGGCTCCTTGAAAACTTGTGACCTCAATCTCTTGGAAGCTTCTGTTGTGAATGAGACTCAAAATGCTGATCCTGTTAATATCTTCCCAGGGATAACTGGAAATGTAAAAGACGAAGCACCAGTTGATATTGATCTGACCATGAGTAGTAACTGCAATACAGCTAGTCAATATGCTAAATCTGCCTTTGATCATATTGACATTGAGGTAATTGATTTGGATAATGATTCTGAACAAGAAGACAAGGCTTtgaataatccagagacaag GTCTGAAGGTTTATTTACTGGATCAGATGGTTTTTCTAATAACCCCCATGGCACCGATGATATTCCTGATGTTCAGGACGGTTATGGACTGATGATATCAGAATTGCTTGGGAATGATATACCAAGCTGTTCTTCTGTACCAGAAAATATGAATTCTTTACACAATCATATGGGCATGCATAATGGAGAG gGAATGCTTGGAGATGATGATTCAATATATATGTCTTTGGGAGAAATACCGATAA GCTTTCTGGGGGCCTGGGAGCATCAGACACAAGAATTCGGGAAGCCATTTTAA